Proteins from one Rhizobium sp. CB3090 genomic window:
- a CDS encoding branched-chain amino acid ABC transporter permease, protein MNILPFIISGLGIGAVYALSGVGLVVLFRATGVLNFAFGAFGAIGAHCAWQLLEWKVPLAVAILAAVAVSTASSFAYGRIFAPMLSHRDTVVRAVGTLAPALILIGIMGVIWGELPRRLQLPTDQMFVSLFAVRLTFTRIIAIILAVAMVVAITLLLNRTRLGLDMRALANDRDLSAVLGVRILYTETAAWIITGIFSGFAGLLLADLVRLQGTFLTLLVIPAIAAAILGQLQSLWQTAAAGILIGIAEAALTPIAWISPYRAASPFIIALVAVTILGGTAKVALKDR, encoded by the coding sequence ATGAATATCCTGCCCTTCATCATATCCGGGCTTGGAATTGGCGCTGTCTACGCGTTGTCCGGCGTCGGCCTTGTTGTCCTGTTTCGAGCGACCGGCGTTCTCAATTTTGCATTCGGTGCCTTCGGCGCAATCGGTGCGCATTGCGCCTGGCAATTGCTGGAGTGGAAGGTGCCGCTCGCTGTCGCCATTCTTGCTGCTGTTGCCGTCTCGACCGCGAGCAGCTTTGCCTACGGTCGGATCTTCGCGCCGATGCTGTCTCATCGCGATACTGTCGTGCGGGCCGTGGGCACCTTGGCGCCCGCGTTGATCCTGATCGGGATCATGGGTGTCATCTGGGGCGAGCTGCCGCGCCGTCTGCAATTGCCGACCGATCAGATGTTCGTGTCTCTTTTCGCTGTCCGTCTGACCTTCACGCGCATCATTGCCATCATCCTCGCCGTCGCCATGGTCGTTGCAATCACGCTGCTCTTGAACCGCACGCGTCTTGGCCTCGATATGCGCGCCCTTGCCAATGATCGCGATCTCAGTGCGGTTCTAGGCGTGCGCATCCTCTATACGGAAACCGCTGCCTGGATCATCACCGGCATTTTTTCGGGCTTTGCCGGCCTGTTGCTTGCCGATCTCGTGCGGCTGCAGGGAACCTTTCTGACCTTGCTGGTCATACCCGCAATCGCCGCTGCGATCCTCGGCCAGTTGCAGTCGCTGTGGCAAACCGCCGCCGCCGGCATTCTGATCGGCATTGCCGAAGCCGCGCTGACGCCGATTGCCTGGATATCGCCCTATCGCGCGGCGTCACCCTTCATCATCGCGCTTGTCGCAGTCACAATTCTGGGAGGCACCGCGAAAGTCGCGTTGAAGGACCGATGA
- a CDS encoding branched-chain amino acid ABC transporter permease yields MTVQEQTIAPNAEGISTVRLPKQLLHVPVTMLVFSIVVACLANSFWLSAATSAVALSLSVAGLAILYGQLGLVSLCQFALVGVGGWVTLRIGHAFHPPLEVSLLAGAVVASVVGLAFGVPALRLRGLYLALVTLMLAGGFQIVISAWGFPDGGPGFLGRADGSGRAMLARPAMADGEIAYFLYVCAVAAIGLLIAQWHKLARPGRAWALIRKGETVAVASGINVLIYKAWAFALSGFLAGLAGGLLAGNVGQLDGRAFGAFESLNLFALAIVGGVFNWYGALISGLLLRAVPALLTDLGIDGYVTIGIFGVALFHALATAPTGIAGQISALISRLSIGFSRGGTR; encoded by the coding sequence ATGACCGTTCAGGAGCAAACAATCGCCCCAAACGCCGAAGGCATATCGACGGTGCGCCTGCCCAAGCAGCTTCTTCATGTGCCCGTGACGATGCTGGTCTTTTCGATCGTCGTCGCCTGCCTTGCCAATTCCTTCTGGCTGTCCGCGGCCACCTCCGCCGTTGCACTTTCGCTGTCGGTTGCGGGGCTTGCCATCCTCTATGGCCAGCTTGGCCTGGTTTCCCTTTGCCAATTTGCGCTTGTCGGTGTCGGCGGCTGGGTGACGCTCCGCATCGGCCATGCCTTTCACCCGCCCCTCGAGGTCAGCCTGCTCGCCGGCGCTGTCGTCGCTTCGGTGGTGGGGCTGGCATTCGGCGTGCCGGCTTTGCGTCTGCGCGGTCTCTATCTCGCACTCGTGACGCTGATGCTCGCCGGCGGCTTCCAGATCGTCATCAGTGCCTGGGGTTTTCCCGACGGCGGTCCCGGCTTCTTGGGGCGGGCTGACGGCTCCGGCCGTGCCATGCTGGCAAGGCCCGCAATGGCCGACGGCGAAATCGCTTATTTCCTTTATGTCTGTGCGGTGGCGGCAATCGGCCTGCTGATCGCGCAGTGGCATAAGCTTGCCCGTCCCGGCCGGGCTTGGGCGCTGATCCGTAAGGGCGAAACCGTTGCGGTTGCAAGCGGCATCAATGTTCTGATCTACAAGGCCTGGGCATTCGCACTGAGCGGCTTTCTCGCCGGTCTCGCGGGCGGCCTGCTTGCGGGCAATGTCGGCCAGCTCGACGGACGCGCCTTCGGCGCTTTCGAAAGCCTCAATCTCTTTGCGCTTGCCATCGTCGGCGGTGTCTTCAACTGGTACGGCGCGCTGATCTCCGGTCTCTTGCTGCGCGCAGTACCGGCTTTGCTGACCGATCTTGGCATAGATGGCTATGTCACGATCGGCATTTTCGGCGTCGCCCTGTTCCATGCCCTGGCGACGGCGCCGACCGGCATCGCCGGCCAGATATCGGCGCTGATCTCCCGGTTGAGCATTGGCTTTTCTCGCGGGGGGACGCGATGA
- a CDS encoding GMC family oxidoreductase N-terminal domain-containing protein, producing MATYDYIIVGGGSSGCVLANRLSENPAHNVLLIESGRRDADPWIHIPATFFKVLGKGIDIHPYASNPDKGLNGRPSIVPQGNVLGGGSSVNAMIYVRGHRNDYDTWLQMGCQGWSYEDVLPAFRSLENNERLNGQFHGRKGSLSVSDPRHRHPLSEAFVKAATEIGIPHNDDFNGADQAGVGFYQSTTYGGRRWSSAQAFLREAEKRSNLTVLTERRVARILFEGLTAIGVELLDGTIFKASREIALTAGAIATPKILQLSGIGEGAHLSSLGIKVVADLPGVGANYQDHLEVPVQGETREPISILGHDKGLRAVGHMLRYLTSHRGLLASNVVECGGFVDTAGTGQPDVQFHVLPVLIGFVDREPEPGHGLSIGPCYLRPRSRGWIRLKSSNPTEQTDFNANLLSDPADIETLVRGVETAIRILDAPALAKLVKRRVLPRPGVEKDPEALRDYIRQSAKTVFHPAGTARMGRADDRMAVVGPDLKVRGIEGLRVCDASVMPTLVSGNTNAPTMMIAARGAAFMTGKTISG from the coding sequence ATGGCGACCTACGACTACATCATCGTCGGTGGCGGTTCCTCGGGCTGCGTGCTGGCAAACCGGCTTTCGGAAAATCCGGCGCATAACGTGCTGCTGATCGAGTCAGGGCGCCGCGACGCAGATCCTTGGATCCATATTCCCGCGACCTTTTTCAAGGTGCTTGGCAAGGGCATCGACATTCATCCCTATGCCTCGAACCCCGACAAAGGACTGAATGGCCGGCCGAGCATTGTGCCGCAGGGCAATGTTCTCGGTGGCGGCAGCTCCGTGAATGCGATGATCTATGTTCGCGGTCATCGCAACGATTACGATACGTGGTTGCAAATGGGCTGTCAGGGCTGGTCCTATGAGGATGTGCTTCCAGCCTTCCGCTCGCTGGAAAACAATGAGCGGCTGAATGGCCAGTTCCACGGCAGAAAGGGATCACTGAGCGTTTCCGATCCCCGCCACCGTCATCCGTTGAGCGAAGCCTTCGTCAAGGCGGCAACCGAGATCGGCATTCCCCACAATGACGATTTCAACGGTGCCGATCAGGCCGGCGTCGGCTTCTATCAGAGCACCACCTATGGCGGCCGTCGCTGGAGTTCCGCCCAGGCCTTTCTCCGCGAAGCGGAAAAGCGGTCGAACCTGACCGTGCTGACGGAGCGCAGGGTCGCCCGCATTCTGTTCGAAGGGCTGACGGCCATCGGCGTCGAACTGCTCGACGGTACGATATTCAAGGCGTCGCGTGAGATTGCGCTGACGGCCGGCGCGATCGCAACGCCGAAGATCCTGCAACTGTCTGGTATCGGCGAGGGCGCGCATCTCTCCTCGCTCGGTATCAAGGTCGTCGCTGACCTGCCGGGGGTGGGTGCCAACTACCAAGATCATCTGGAAGTGCCGGTCCAGGGCGAGACGCGCGAGCCGATCTCGATCCTTGGCCACGACAAGGGGTTGCGGGCAGTCGGCCATATGCTGCGCTATTTGACGTCGCATCGCGGGCTATTGGCTTCCAACGTCGTCGAATGCGGCGGCTTCGTCGATACCGCCGGCACCGGGCAACCCGATGTCCAGTTCCACGTCCTGCCTGTGTTGATCGGCTTTGTCGATCGCGAACCGGAACCCGGTCATGGGCTCAGTATTGGGCCATGCTATCTGCGGCCGCGCTCCCGTGGCTGGATACGGTTGAAGAGCTCAAATCCGACCGAGCAGACGGATTTCAACGCCAATCTGCTTTCCGATCCGGCCGATATCGAGACCTTGGTGCGCGGTGTCGAAACGGCGATCCGCATCCTCGATGCGCCGGCGCTTGCCAAGCTGGTCAAGCGCCGCGTGCTGCCGAGACCGGGCGTCGAAAAAGATCCCGAGGCCCTGCGCGACTACATCCGCCAATCGGCAAAGACCGTGTTCCATCCGGCCGGGACGGCGCGCATGGGCCGCGCCGACGATCGTATGGCCGTCGTCGGGCCGGACCTGAAGGTACGCGGCATAGAGGGACTGCGCGTCTGCGATGCCTCGGTGATGCCGACGCTGGTGTCTGGCAACACCAACGCCCCGACAATGATGATCGCGGCAAGGGGCGCCGCCTTCATGACAGGAAAGACGATTTCCGGCTGA
- a CDS encoding helix-turn-helix domain-containing protein, protein MAAALRGYVENANGRAFAGLARNLFGNVRLDFSTADEEKSRMVSAMLGACRLTRLEADRHVVFGEHVTAGPNDPDAIKLLVQTEGSALFAQGGLYAPVSQNALVIYDPRRPYMLTNSTPVRQLLLQLPRHALPHAAVERLKRPFITHAEHDGMCRILLSLMDSTMHEIDHLDEARRLSVGQTMIDLVRAMMGAGLPQARPVVNPLDLLLQRIKEFIDIHLARPDLSVATIARRMGCSVRYIYRAFEVEGLTPSDYIWDLRLQRAAAQLQDAGGYAGEISGIAFALGFSSSAHFSRAFRHRYGISPSQWRKARIFVGSVR, encoded by the coding sequence ATGGCTGCAGCACTTCGAGGGTATGTCGAGAACGCCAATGGGCGAGCGTTTGCGGGACTGGCTCGCAACCTTTTTGGAAATGTTCGGCTCGACTTCAGCACTGCCGACGAGGAAAAAAGCCGGATGGTATCGGCCATGCTGGGCGCCTGCCGGCTGACGCGGCTGGAGGCGGATCGGCATGTCGTTTTCGGTGAGCATGTGACGGCCGGGCCAAATGATCCGGACGCGATCAAGCTGCTCGTGCAGACGGAAGGCAGCGCCTTGTTTGCCCAGGGCGGGCTGTATGCGCCGGTTTCGCAGAATGCGCTCGTGATCTACGATCCGCGCCGCCCTTATATGCTGACAAACAGTACGCCGGTTCGCCAATTGCTGTTGCAATTACCGCGTCACGCGCTGCCTCATGCGGCTGTGGAGCGACTGAAGAGACCCTTTATCACACATGCCGAGCATGACGGCATGTGCCGGATTCTGCTGTCGCTGATGGATTCGACCATGCACGAGATCGACCATCTCGATGAGGCACGGCGCTTGAGCGTTGGCCAGACCATGATCGATCTTGTCCGTGCCATGATGGGTGCGGGCCTGCCGCAAGCAAGGCCGGTCGTCAATCCGTTGGACCTGCTGCTGCAGCGGATCAAGGAATTCATCGACATCCATCTCGCACGACCGGACCTGAGCGTCGCCACGATCGCGCGCCGCATGGGCTGCTCGGTGCGCTACATCTATCGCGCATTCGAAGTCGAGGGCCTGACGCCCTCCGATTACATCTGGGATCTGCGCCTGCAAAGAGCGGCGGCGCAATTACAGGACGCCGGCGGCTATGCCGGCGAGATATCCGGGATCGCTTTTGCGCTCGGCTTTTCCTCCAGCGCGCATTTTTCGCGAGCCTTCCGCCACCGCTATGGCATTTCGCCATCGCAATGGCGCAAGGCCCGGATTTTCGTAGGTAGCGTGAGGTGA
- a CDS encoding ABC transporter substrate-binding protein has product MPIDLRGLAIGLFLTLISAFSAHAAASCGDNTGKPATGEPIVIGAITGKTGPDDFSNSTKAAKAYFDCLNANGGINGRPVKYLVEDDQWNPEIAAQLAAKLVNDEKAVLMVGNSSFVECGANADFYKKAGILVLAGVGVPRECYFAENYAPANAGPRVSMLGAMGYALDKLNAKSVVCIGPNIPNVGTWSCDGVMLLAKEKGFAAQTILMDPGSADATSIILQAASSKPDVIVLGLPKGVTVPLLTAAEEQGLNQSITFLSAASAYDLSVPSTIGAGWAGKFYVNMEFNDLNAQTPDNQNWLAVMDQYGQKSDPRDTFAQAGYLAARIAEKALMTLDPAKINRETVSAAVRQIKDFKSDIFCAPWYFGDGQPRHNANSTTRMAVAEGGKWKVVSDCAPSPDPELKDIRAFEKSAGIN; this is encoded by the coding sequence ATGCCTATCGATCTAAGAGGGCTGGCAATCGGCCTTTTCCTGACGCTGATTTCGGCGTTCAGCGCACATGCCGCAGCATCCTGCGGCGACAATACCGGCAAGCCGGCGACAGGCGAACCGATCGTCATCGGCGCCATCACAGGCAAGACCGGACCGGACGATTTTTCCAACTCCACCAAGGCGGCAAAGGCCTATTTCGATTGCCTGAACGCCAATGGCGGCATCAACGGGCGGCCGGTGAAATATCTGGTCGAGGACGACCAGTGGAATCCGGAGATCGCAGCGCAATTGGCCGCAAAGCTCGTCAACGACGAGAAGGCGGTGCTGATGGTCGGCAACTCGAGCTTTGTCGAATGCGGCGCCAATGCGGATTTTTATAAGAAGGCCGGCATTTTGGTGCTTGCCGGTGTCGGCGTTCCGCGCGAATGCTACTTTGCGGAAAATTACGCGCCGGCCAATGCCGGCCCCCGTGTCTCCATGCTCGGTGCCATGGGCTACGCGCTCGATAAGCTTAACGCCAAGTCCGTCGTCTGCATCGGCCCGAATATTCCGAATGTCGGTACGTGGTCCTGCGATGGCGTGATGCTTTTGGCCAAGGAAAAGGGATTTGCTGCTCAGACGATCCTAATGGATCCAGGCTCAGCGGACGCCACCTCGATCATTTTGCAGGCAGCGTCAAGCAAACCCGATGTCATTGTTCTTGGTTTGCCGAAGGGTGTGACCGTGCCGCTGCTGACGGCTGCCGAAGAGCAGGGCCTCAACCAGTCGATCACCTTCCTGAGCGCTGCCTCGGCCTATGATCTTTCCGTTCCGTCCACCATTGGCGCGGGATGGGCCGGCAAGTTCTATGTCAACATGGAATTCAACGATCTGAATGCCCAAACCCCGGACAATCAGAACTGGCTCGCCGTGATGGATCAGTACGGCCAGAAGTCCGATCCGCGCGATACTTTCGCCCAAGCTGGCTATCTGGCGGCACGTATCGCCGAGAAGGCGCTGATGACACTGGATCCCGCCAAGATCAACCGCGAGACGGTGTCTGCCGCCGTCCGCCAGATCAAGGACTTCAAGAGCGATATCTTCTGTGCTCCCTGGTATTTCGGCGATGGCCAGCCACGTCACAACGCCAATTCCACGACGCGCATGGCCGTCGCCGAAGGTGGAAAGTGGAAGGTCGTTTCCGATTGCGCGCCGTCGCCGGATCCGGAGCTGAAGGACATCCGCGCCTTCGAAAAGTCCGCCGGCATCAATTGA
- a CDS encoding MoaF C-terminal domain-containing protein — protein sequence MNQNPKDWKTYDEFAYGIDTNRLPATEALAGASCKIGFDDGRTLELAFANGEVKWSEGKDGDTDKAEVIEVAPKTYFVEIIFAGRPKEAETLILNIETRRALSIYSIVRDAKDAVGEPQVAQIFRPGVIDGGAASGPVPHESRDLIGLRAHFTYSPNHVYEHTYLSSQRYAWQCLVGVQRGHGDVDLTTTYKFDDNLYIFTFREFKIAVASTFFYNFKDMRSTGKFLGITGDGRIQNSPAGAFIRKASMTYYLPGQEPV from the coding sequence ATGAACCAAAATCCCAAGGATTGGAAAACCTACGACGAATTCGCCTATGGCATAGACACGAACCGCTTGCCAGCAACCGAGGCCCTCGCCGGCGCATCTTGCAAGATCGGCTTCGACGACGGCCGCACGCTTGAGCTTGCCTTCGCCAACGGTGAAGTCAAATGGTCTGAGGGCAAGGACGGCGACACCGACAAGGCGGAAGTGATCGAAGTCGCACCGAAGACCTATTTCGTGGAGATCATCTTTGCCGGTCGTCCCAAGGAAGCCGAAACGCTGATCCTCAATATCGAAACGCGTCGTGCGCTTTCCATCTATTCCATCGTCCGCGATGCCAAGGATGCCGTCGGCGAGCCGCAGGTTGCCCAAATCTTCCGGCCGGGCGTCATTGATGGCGGTGCGGCGAGTGGGCCAGTGCCGCATGAGAGTCGCGACCTGATAGGACTCAGGGCACATTTCACATACAGCCCCAATCACGTCTACGAGCATACATATCTCTCGTCGCAACGCTATGCTTGGCAATGCCTCGTCGGCGTGCAACGCGGCCATGGCGACGTCGATCTCACGACGACCTACAAGTTCGATGACAACCTCTACATATTCACCTTCCGCGAATTCAAGATCGCAGTTGCATCCACATTCTTCTACAATTTCAAAGACATGCGGTCGACAGGCAAGTTTCTCGGCATCACCGGCGACGGCCGTATCCAAAACAGCCCAGCAGGTGCCTTCATCCGTAAGGCATCGATGACATATTACCTGCCCGGCCAGGAACCAGTGTGA
- a CDS encoding ABC transporter ATP-binding protein produces the protein MNVTSEVSVEDLVVERGGKRVIHGVSFSVAAGKITTLLGANGAGKSSTVMAMAGVLPRGGSVRLGDAAFEGFSPDRIRRAGLALVPEGHRVLGQLSVEDNILVAALEGSPAARRRGLEHAYEIFPELAERRRQSASDLSGGQKQMVAMAQAFVAKPRFMIVDELSLGLAPAVVKRLAEALKIAAASGIGVLLIEQFANLALDLADQALVLERGYLVFTGSAATLKAQPDILHGAYLAS, from the coding sequence ATGAACGTCACATCGGAAGTGAGCGTTGAGGACCTCGTTGTCGAGCGCGGCGGCAAGCGCGTCATTCATGGTGTTTCCTTTTCGGTCGCGGCCGGCAAGATCACGACATTGCTTGGCGCCAACGGAGCCGGGAAGTCGAGTACGGTGATGGCTATGGCGGGCGTCTTGCCGCGCGGCGGCTCGGTGCGTCTAGGCGATGCGGCGTTTGAAGGGTTCTCGCCTGACCGCATTCGCCGGGCCGGTCTTGCGCTCGTCCCCGAAGGACATCGCGTGCTCGGGCAGCTTTCTGTGGAGGATAATATTCTCGTGGCGGCGCTCGAGGGTTCGCCGGCAGCGCGCCGGCGAGGGCTGGAACATGCCTATGAAATTTTTCCCGAGCTTGCCGAACGGCGCCGTCAATCGGCGTCGGATCTTTCCGGCGGACAGAAGCAGATGGTGGCGATGGCGCAAGCCTTCGTCGCCAAGCCCCGTTTCATGATAGTCGACGAGCTGTCGCTCGGCCTGGCGCCTGCCGTCGTCAAGCGCCTAGCCGAGGCGCTGAAGATCGCGGCCGCCAGCGGCATCGGCGTCCTGCTGATCGAGCAGTTTGCCAACCTCGCGCTCGATCTTGCCGATCAGGCCCTTGTCCTGGAGCGTGGGTATCTGGTTTTTACAGGCTCTGCTGCAACCCTCAAAGCGCAGCCGGATATTCTCCATGGCGCCTACCTGGCGAGCTGA
- the hpaI gene encoding 4-hydroxy-2-oxoheptanedioate aldolase yields MSAPRNLFKQALKEGRAQIGLWQALANAYTVEICAGAGYDWLLLDAEHAPNDVPLLVSQLQAMKGTASHAVIRPPIGETWIIKQMLDIGAQTLLIPMVDSKEMAETMVKAVRYPPHGVRGVGAALARASAFNRIPDYLPTANDEICLLLQVESRPGLAALDGIASTEGVDGVFIGPADLAADMGYLGKPGAPEVQAEVEKALAKIQSHGKAAGILIGDLSLAKRYLDLGATFVAIGNDVTLLANATTKLLGDFKKADAAKPPADAKVY; encoded by the coding sequence ATGTCGGCGCCCAGGAATCTCTTCAAGCAGGCCCTGAAGGAAGGGCGGGCGCAGATCGGCCTCTGGCAGGCGCTCGCCAACGCCTACACGGTCGAAATCTGCGCGGGCGCCGGTTACGACTGGCTGCTGCTCGACGCCGAGCATGCACCGAATGATGTGCCTCTGCTCGTCTCGCAATTGCAGGCGATGAAGGGCACGGCCAGCCATGCGGTGATCCGTCCTCCGATCGGCGAGACCTGGATCATCAAGCAGATGCTCGATATCGGCGCGCAGACGCTGCTGATCCCGATGGTCGATAGCAAGGAGATGGCCGAGACTATGGTCAAGGCCGTGCGATATCCGCCGCATGGCGTTCGCGGCGTTGGTGCGGCCCTTGCCCGCGCCTCTGCTTTCAACCGCATTCCCGATTATCTGCCGACGGCCAATGACGAGATCTGCCTGCTTCTGCAGGTGGAAAGCCGCCCGGGGCTTGCAGCACTCGACGGCATCGCCTCGACCGAGGGCGTAGACGGGGTTTTCATCGGACCTGCCGATCTCGCCGCCGACATGGGCTATCTCGGCAAGCCGGGTGCGCCGGAGGTTCAGGCAGAGGTCGAAAAGGCGCTCGCCAAAATCCAGTCGCACGGCAAGGCCGCCGGCATCCTGATCGGCGATCTCTCGCTTGCGAAACGCTATCTCGACCTTGGCGCGACCTTCGTCGCAATCGGCAACGACGTCACCTTGCTTGCCAACGCCACGACCAAGCTTCTCGGCGACTTCAAGAAGGCAGACGCCGCCAAGCCGCCTGCAGACGCAAAAGTCTACTGA
- a CDS encoding ATP-binding cassette domain-containing protein, translating to MIKIDNLIVQFGGVRPINELSAVLTAPVAGLIGPNGAGKTTLLNVLSGFVKPIQGSVSLGERALLPMTPLQRVRAGLRRSFQTEQVVEDLTVAVNIAAIADHVVGTGHRSGAVDQALSFVGLTAVADRLGQSLNLFQRRLVELAKCVVGEPKLILLDEPAAGLTEEEGKVFRELVLRIPAEFRAQVLIIDHDVDLIRSMCSETMVLDYGKLLALGATHAVLADPNVRRAYLGEF from the coding sequence ATGATCAAGATCGACAATCTCATCGTTCAATTCGGTGGCGTCCGGCCGATCAATGAGCTCAGCGCCGTGTTGACGGCGCCGGTCGCCGGCCTTATCGGCCCGAACGGTGCAGGCAAGACCACTTTGCTCAATGTGCTCTCCGGTTTTGTGAAACCGATCCAAGGCTCGGTCTCGCTCGGCGAAAGGGCCTTGCTGCCGATGACGCCGCTGCAGCGTGTCCGGGCCGGCTTGCGTCGTTCGTTCCAGACCGAGCAGGTGGTGGAAGACCTGACGGTCGCCGTCAACATCGCCGCGATCGCCGATCATGTCGTCGGCACCGGGCATCGGTCCGGCGCTGTCGATCAGGCTCTTTCTTTCGTCGGTCTCACGGCAGTTGCCGATCGGCTCGGCCAATCCCTCAATCTCTTCCAGCGTCGTCTGGTCGAGCTGGCAAAATGCGTAGTCGGCGAGCCGAAACTCATTCTGCTCGATGAGCCCGCTGCGGGCCTGACCGAAGAGGAGGGCAAGGTCTTTCGCGAACTGGTGCTGCGCATTCCCGCTGAATTCCGCGCGCAGGTGCTGATCATCGACCACGATGTCGATCTCATCCGATCCATGTGCAGCGAAACCATGGTGCTCGACTACGGCAAGCTTCTGGCGCTCGGGGCAACGCATGCGGTTCTCGCCGATCCCAACGTGCGGCGTGCTTATCTGGGGGAGTTCTGA
- a CDS encoding SDR family oxidoreductase: MRFKNKTALITGGGTGIGAAVARRIRQEGGNVALVGRRPEPLRGVAEEIGATVVVADAADSAAMKAAVEKVVDTFGGLDILIANAGGHGVGPTVSMSDETWDLAVRLNLNTAFVSARESLPHLIKSEGNIVVLASIAGLFAGPDAAGYVTMKHGCIGLAKSLARDYGRKSVRTNSVCPGWVSTAMADEQMEFIVEKYKLNSIEEAYALVTKDVPLGRPATAEDVANAVCFLASAEASMINGAILTVDGGAGTVDLPTLAFVQ, from the coding sequence ATGCGTTTCAAGAATAAGACTGCCTTGATCACCGGCGGCGGTACGGGCATTGGTGCGGCAGTCGCTCGCCGCATCCGGCAGGAGGGTGGCAACGTCGCACTCGTGGGGCGTCGTCCCGAACCGCTTCGCGGCGTTGCCGAGGAAATCGGTGCCACTGTCGTTGTGGCGGATGCGGCGGATAGCGCGGCTATGAAGGCTGCCGTCGAGAAGGTCGTCGACACTTTTGGCGGCCTCGACATCCTGATCGCCAATGCTGGCGGCCACGGTGTCGGACCGACGGTCAGCATGTCGGACGAAACATGGGATCTTGCCGTCCGGCTCAACCTCAACACTGCCTTCGTCAGCGCCCGCGAATCCCTGCCGCATCTCATCAAAAGCGAGGGCAATATCGTTGTCCTCGCCTCGATCGCCGGGCTCTTTGCCGGGCCGGATGCGGCGGGTTACGTCACCATGAAGCACGGCTGCATCGGGCTTGCGAAATCGCTGGCGCGCGACTACGGCCGCAAGAGCGTGCGCACCAATTCCGTCTGCCCCGGCTGGGTATCGACCGCGATGGCCGACGAACAGATGGAATTCATCGTCGAGAAATACAAGCTGAACAGCATCGAGGAGGCCTATGCGCTCGTCACCAAGGACGTGCCACTCGGCCGTCCGGCCACTGCCGAAGATGTCGCCAACGCCGTCTGCTTCCTGGCCTCGGCGGAGGCGTCGATGATCAACGGCGCAATCCTGACCGTCGATGGCGGCGCCGGCACGGTCGATCTGCCCACTCTCGCCTTTGTGCAATGA
- a CDS encoding nuclear transport factor 2 family protein, whose amino-acid sequence MRRAFDIVKAHYDANDRRDMDGMLADIAPDCRWTEMDGFPCAGTYVGPQEVFKNVFQALGQAFDGYTFKLERLIDAGDEVVGVGDYSGTHKGTGKAFKARVVHVWGVAGDKIRRFEQFTDTLRVDESMR is encoded by the coding sequence ATGCGCAGAGCTTTCGATATCGTAAAGGCACATTACGACGCCAACGACCGCCGCGACATGGACGGCATGCTTGCCGACATCGCTCCGGACTGCCGCTGGACGGAGATGGACGGCTTTCCCTGTGCGGGCACCTATGTCGGTCCGCAGGAGGTCTTTAAGAATGTCTTTCAGGCGCTCGGCCAGGCTTTCGACGGATACACCTTCAAGCTGGAACGTCTTATCGACGCCGGCGACGAGGTGGTCGGAGTGGGAGACTATAGCGGCACGCATAAGGGGACAGGCAAAGCCTTCAAAGCCCGCGTCGTGCATGTCTGGGGCGTGGCCGGCGACAAGATCCGGCGTTTCGAGCAGTTCACGGATACGCTGAGAGTCGACGAATCCATGCGATGA